Proteins co-encoded in one Ignavibacteria bacterium genomic window:
- a CDS encoding DUF3298 domain-containing protein has product MFKFALLALLFISPVIFGQTGLTVKKEKFTKAYTNPKNASEKFLDFHLEYPVFSGTGAAANTAKFLNAQVAEIVFEKESSPEALFDKSVKEHKELYAEGEGMGMQWMLEKILDYNKLTEEVGTFTHSGSQYSGGAHGGAWVNYFNYDLKNNKLLLLKDVMNANFLPALTKEGEKIFRKLKGLKPNQSLEGDYWFTDNKFHLNENYLFTKKGITFYYNQYEITCYACGTTELVIPWKSIKSLINKNGPLKSFSK; this is encoded by the coding sequence ATGTTCAAATTTGCTCTTTTAGCCCTCCTTTTCATTTCTCCTGTAATCTTCGGTCAGACCGGTCTTACAGTGAAAAAGGAAAAATTCACTAAGGCTTATACCAATCCTAAAAATGCCTCCGAGAAATTTTTGGATTTTCATCTTGAATATCCTGTCTTCTCTGGTACAGGTGCTGCAGCGAATACCGCCAAATTTCTTAACGCACAGGTGGCAGAAATAGTTTTTGAAAAAGAAAGTTCACCTGAAGCCTTGTTTGACAAATCTGTAAAAGAACACAAGGAATTATACGCCGAAGGTGAAGGAATGGGTATGCAGTGGATGCTTGAGAAAATCCTTGACTATAACAAATTAACTGAAGAAGTCGGAACCTTCACACATTCCGGCAGCCAGTACAGCGGTGGTGCTCATGGTGGAGCATGGGTGAATTACTTCAACTACGATCTGAAAAACAATAAACTGTTGCTCCTGAAAGATGTTATGAACGCAAATTTCCTTCCTGCGCTGACAAAAGAAGGAGAAAAGATTTTTAGAAAACTTAAAGGCCTGAAGCCAAACCAAAGTCTTGAGGGTGATTACTGGTTTACAGATAACAAGTTTCATCTGAATGAAAACTACCTTTTTACAAAAAAAGGGATTACATTCTACTACAACCAGTATGAAATTACATGTTATGCATGCGGTACTACAGAATTGGTAATACCCTGGAAAAGCATAAAATCATTAATCAACAAAAATGGCCCCTTAAAATCATTCTCCAAATAA
- a CDS encoding DUF3298 and DUF4163 domain-containing protein: MTRFFSLLFVISLFVSVNAQTVLYTMDTESRIYNSEKYNRDSVYIIDISWPVFDETKGFPELAQILNKFVRQQLPGETTSVKSAVDDMIKLYKEFETEETMGMYWMYEAKISVTETGGQIVSIIKSDYDYSGGAHGNGFLGYYNFDVSTGSILSLADLLVPGTYEKVTAAGDKIFRQQTGIGDGDLNEAGYWFEGGKFYLNENFLVTETGLSFFYNSYEIAPYAGGPTELEIPYSAIKDCIKKDGPLKFLF; the protein is encoded by the coding sequence ATGACCCGATTCTTCTCATTACTGTTCGTTATCTCGCTTTTTGTTTCAGTGAATGCTCAAACTGTTTTATATACAATGGATACCGAGAGCAGAATCTACAACAGCGAAAAATACAACCGGGACTCTGTATATATAATCGACATCTCATGGCCCGTTTTTGATGAAACTAAAGGATTTCCCGAATTAGCACAAATATTAAACAAATTTGTAAGGCAACAACTTCCGGGTGAGACCACTTCCGTTAAGTCAGCGGTTGACGACATGATTAAGCTGTACAAGGAATTTGAAACCGAAGAAACGATGGGTATGTACTGGATGTACGAAGCCAAAATTTCTGTGACTGAAACAGGAGGTCAGATTGTATCCATAATAAAAAGCGATTACGACTATTCCGGCGGTGCTCATGGAAACGGTTTTCTCGGGTACTATAATTTTGATGTAAGTACGGGGTCCATTCTATCCCTCGCTGATTTGCTGGTTCCCGGTACTTATGAGAAGGTAACTGCGGCAGGAGATAAGATATTTCGCCAACAGACTGGGATTGGTGATGGAGACTTAAACGAGGCAGGTTACTGGTTTGAAGGCGGGAAATTTTATTTGAACGAAAATTTCCTCGTTACTGAAACAGGATTGAGCTTCTTCTACAATTCATATGAAATTGCCCCTTATGCAGGTGGTCCTACAGAACTGGAAATTCCATACTCTGCCATCAAGGATTGCATTAAAAAAGATGGTCCCTTGAAGTTTCTGTTCTGA
- the ugpC gene encoding sn-glycerol-3-phosphate ABC transporter ATP-binding protein UgpC, whose amino-acid sequence MAEVKLHKISKTYEGGNRVVHSVDIEIKDKEFVVLVGPSGCGKTTTLRMIAGLEEITGGELFIDGKLVNDLPPKDRDIAMVFQNYALYPHMTVRENMSFGLKLRKMPKAEIEERVNEAASILELGEYLDRKPKALSGGQRQRVAVGRAIVRKPKVFLFDEPLSNLDAKLRVQMRAEISRLHKQLEATMIYVTHDQVEAMTMGDRICVLNAGYVQQFDEPMNLYEKPANKFVAGFIGSPSMNFIPGKITRQLNNYTFESEGGKVSVEFDRSKYDKSLGSAGNVIAGIRPEHFRPHSAIAKEGVNVVEAELDLVELMGNEEYLHFTVEGIKFVARVNTGIRYKAGEKIELEFDTSAVHLFDASSEENLLL is encoded by the coding sequence ATGGCTGAGGTAAAACTTCATAAGATATCAAAGACTTACGAGGGGGGCAACAGGGTTGTCCACTCCGTGGATATCGAGATCAAAGACAAGGAATTTGTTGTGCTTGTTGGTCCGTCAGGCTGCGGGAAAACCACAACACTAAGGATGATTGCCGGATTGGAAGAGATCACCGGCGGTGAACTCTTTATCGATGGTAAACTGGTGAACGATTTACCACCAAAGGATCGCGATATAGCCATGGTCTTTCAAAACTATGCTCTCTATCCTCACATGACTGTGAGAGAGAACATGTCTTTTGGTCTTAAATTAAGAAAAATGCCCAAGGCTGAGATAGAAGAGAGAGTGAACGAAGCAGCATCCATTCTTGAACTTGGTGAATATCTTGACAGAAAACCCAAAGCTCTTTCAGGAGGACAACGCCAGCGGGTTGCAGTAGGCAGGGCTATCGTCAGAAAGCCCAAAGTTTTTCTTTTTGATGAACCATTGAGTAACCTCGATGCCAAACTAAGAGTCCAGATGAGAGCGGAAATCTCGAGGCTCCACAAACAGCTTGAGGCAACCATGATTTATGTTACTCACGATCAGGTTGAGGCAATGACGATGGGAGACAGGATATGCGTCCTAAATGCCGGATATGTGCAACAGTTTGATGAGCCAATGAACCTTTATGAAAAACCTGCAAATAAATTTGTTGCCGGGTTCATCGGGAGTCCGTCAATGAATTTTATCCCCGGGAAGATCACTCGTCAGCTTAACAATTATACTTTTGAAAGTGAGGGGGGTAAAGTTTCAGTTGAATTCGACAGGTCAAAATATGACAAATCACTCGGAAGTGCTGGAAATGTCATCGCAGGGATAAGACCTGAACACTTCAGACCTCATTCAGCCATCGCAAAAGAGGGTGTTAATGTAGTTGAAGCCGAACTTGATCTTGTCGAATTGATGGGAAATGAAGAGTATCTTCATTTTACGGTGGAAGGAATTAAATTTGTTGCCAGAGTAAATACCGGTATCAGATACAAAGCGGGTGAAAAAATCGAACTGGAATTTGACACATCGGCAGTTCACCTTTTTGACGCTTCTTCAGAGGAAAATCTGCTTTTGTAG